The Helianthus annuus cultivar XRQ/B chromosome 15, HanXRQr2.0-SUNRISE, whole genome shotgun sequence genomic sequence TATTCAAGAAATACCcacaaaacaagaaaaacaaagcTGTAAACGCGATAACAGCCGCATACCCAAGAATGTAATTAGGGACAACCGAGCTAACGAACACGACGAATGAGTTTGTGGTGAGGAGGGACACATAGAGCATgatcaagaaataaacaaaagGGCCTTCTAGCCGTAATGCAAACCAAGTGATACCAGCATACACTGCAGCCTGAAGTAATAGAAATGGTAGATAAGTTATCAACCCTGCAATGGTGTATGAAGAGGCGCGATACGCATTATGCGAAGTCTCTCGAACGAAGATAAACCGCTCTTGGATGAATGCGGGGACAGCGTCGTTTGATGAGAAGAAAAACAGGCAGACTGTAAAGATGAAGTAGCTGAGGCGGTCAGTTATTCCTTGCATTGTGGCTTTAGGTCTCATGAACAAAGTGGCCATCATAAACCCCATGATGGTCAGCACCATGAGCCGTGAAAGAAATAGTTCAGGGGTTCTTCTGATGTTTATAAAGTTTCTGCGCATCAGGACCCATGTTTCTGCAAAGAATGAGTTTGCAAATTTGGGACCGAGATGGTTATATTTTGCAGTGTTTGGTGCATTGTTTGGGGTGAGATAGTCGTCTTCGTTGACCGTGTAGTCACTACTGTGTGGAGTTGGGGTTCCTATTATAATATCACTCGAGTTGGTGTAGTAGGGAGAGGCACTGTATCAAAAGGAAGACAAAGTCAAGAGCAAGAAGTTCAGAAATTTAGATATTATGTTTTGGGCAAATTGAATACGTTGACTGCTAAATGTTCATACCAGATTTAGTCATTAATGTTTCCAAAATTACAAGTTATATAGACAACTAAttcataaaataaatacaaaactaACAATGTAAGGAAATTTTACAAGTTAAAATTTGacaaataaaattaataaaaatagtCATTAAATTGTGCTAATTAACGTATTTCATCCAGTGATACCATGATGCGTGTTCAAAAATTCTGTCTTAGCAACATCTAGACCAACGGGAGGGCCAACCTTGcgttaaataattaaaaaatatattttttacaatCAAGAAAGGGCCACTCTTGTGTGCTAAAGTAATAAACAAAAAGTTTGTTACTTtaattattgaattattgaagttaaagaatTTTTTTGCAATCCAAGAGATAACAAAtataaactaaaaatataaaatcaaATTCTATTATAATATAAGATTTGTAAAACAACACGTATcttataaaacaaaaaatataagaaaatgttatatcttataaaacaataaatataagaAAGTGTTATAACAAACGTGCTTTTTACAAAATCTTACTTTCATTAATTCCGTATTTTTGTATAATGATTCGAAAAAATTATTTAAGGAATAAAACGCCTCATGGAGTTTATTCTCCACTAAAGAATGaattatttaagttacatatATGGAGTTTATTCTCCACTAAAGAATAAATTAAGTTGCATATATTTTTCATAAGTTTAAGGAGTTTATTCTCCACTAAAGAATAAATTATTTAAGTTACTTATATTTTCATAAGTGTAAACTTTACTAACACATCAACAATACAGTTTAGTGGTTACCTCGAAGGATTTTGCATTCTCTGATCATTGCGCTTACGTGTAGGAGTGAACTTAAGGGAGTCCATGAGTCCACTTTGGCTCCATGACCTACCACTATTATTCCAAGGGCTTCTCACACTATGATCAAAATCCTTTTCTTGTTCGGACCGCCCAACGGTTTCGAGGTGAAGTCTCTTCCCTGAGGCCCCTTGATCATGGCTTGGTTTACCGCGGCGCGGTGGTGGCGTCGGAGAAGGATGGATGGTCGAAAACGACATTTCACTTTCTGAAAGTGGAGGGGGCTTCATACCCGTAAGAACAAATTCAGCCATTGCATCGACTCCGTATTCGGATTGATCATATTGTTGTATCACATCAATTAAAAACTCAATAGGGTTTTCGCCTTTAGGAAGTTTTCGGCCCATGCGGCCAAGATGGAGCCCCACGTCTTTCGGGGATCCTTGGTACATGAGTTGTCCGCGAGCCAATATAATGAGGTGGTCAAGGAGAACCAAGATTCGGTGCGAAGGCTGATGGATGGTTAGAACGACCGTGCTTCCGGTTCGGGCAATGTCGTGAACTTTCTCGATCACGCTCTGAGCACTGGTCGAGTCCAAACCTGAAGTGGGTTCGTCTAGAAAAAGCAAAGATGGTCCGTGGATGATGTCTACACCAATCGACACCCTACGACGTTCACCTCCTGATACCCCTCGAGTCCCTTCATCCCCGATGTATGTGTTCCTTGCTGTCTACACTTAAACAATTCAGCGGATAAGTGTTGTATTAGACCGCCATCTTAAGCTTTATGGGGTCCGGAAGCATATAATTTACTTATCATCTAT encodes the following:
- the LOC110913483 gene encoding ABC transporter G family member STR2, with product MVKPMNFTGGLEFTNLTYTVMKKKKNDDGKWVKQEADLLNKITGYAPKGCITAVMGPSGAGKSTLLDGLAGRIASGSLKGKMSLDGAEMSPSLIKRTSAYIMQDDRLFPMLTVYETLLFAADFRLGSIPRAEKRQRVETLIEQLGLSTARNTYIGDEGTRGVSGGERRRVSIGVDIIHGPSLLFLDEPTSGLDSTSAQSVIEKVHDIARTGSTVVLTIHQPSHRILVLLDHLIILARGQLMYQGSPKDVGLHLGRMGRKLPKGENPIEFLIDVIQQYDQSEYGVDAMAEFVLTGMKPPPLSESEMSFSTIHPSPTPPPRRGKPSHDQGASGKRLHLETVGRSEQEKDFDHSVRSPWNNSGRSWSQSGLMDSLKFTPTRKRNDQRMQNPSSASPYYTNSSDIIIGTPTPHSSDYTVNEDDYLTPNNAPNTAKYNHLGPKFANSFFAETWVLMRRNFINIRRTPELFLSRLMVLTIMGFMMATLFMRPKATMQGITDRLSYFIFTVCLFFFSSNDAVPAFIQERFIFVRETSHNAYRASSYTIAGLITYLPFLLLQAAVYAGITWFALRLEGPFVYFLIMLYVSLLTTNSFVVFVSSVVPNYILGYAAVIAFTALFFLFCGYFLNSRDIPPYWTWMNKVSTMTYPYEGLLINEYQRDEVFGQTLIGTNVTGVDILKSLSIFHEKNPKWIKIYIMLGWAVLYRILFYIVLRFASKNQRT